A single region of the Malaclemys terrapin pileata isolate rMalTer1 chromosome 4, rMalTer1.hap1, whole genome shotgun sequence genome encodes:
- the CLP1 gene encoding polyribonucleotide 5'-hydroxyl-kinase Clp1 isoform X1 yields MPPRTSGPGCARGLGSPGWLVYRQAAAGLYGIEMAEEAGDEKKQVAKFELERETELRFEVEASQTVQLELLAGMAEIFGTELTRNKKFTFDAGAKVAVFTWHGCTVQLSGRTEVAYISKDTPMLLYLNTHTALEQMRRQAEREDERGPRVMVVGPTDVGKSTVCRLLLNYAVRLGRRPTFVELDVGQGSVSIPGTMGALYIERPADVEEGFSVQAPLVYHFGSTTPGTNIKLYNKITSRLADVFNQRCEVNRRASVSGCVINTCGWVKGSGYHALVHAASAFEVDVVVVLDQERLYNELKRDLPHFVRTVLLPKSGGVVERSKDFRRECRDDRIREYFYGFRGCFYPHAFDVKFSDVKIYKVGAPTIPDSCLPLGMSQEDNQLKLVPVTPGRDMVHHLLSVSTADGSEENISETSVAGFIVVTGVDVDRQVFTVLSPAPRPLPKNFLLIMDIRFMDLK; encoded by the exons ATGCCTCCCCGCACTTCCGGCCCCGGATGTGCGCGTGGTCTTGGGTCTCCTGGTTGGTTGGTTTATCGCCAGGCAGCGGCGG GCCTATACGGGATAGAGATGGCAGAGGAGGCCGGGGATGAGAAGAAGCAGGTGGCAAAGTTTGAGCTGGAGCGGGAGACGGAGCTTCGCTTTGAGGTGGAGGCCTCGCAGACTGTCCAGCTGGAGCTGCTGGCAGGCATGGCGGAGATTTTCGGCACCGAGCTGACCCGTAACAAGAAGTTCACTTTCGATGCTGGTGCCAAGGTGGCCGTGTTCACGTGGCATGGCTGCACAGTGCAGCTGAGCGGCCGCACTGAAGTGGCTTACATATCGAAGGACACACCCATGCTGCTCTACCTCAACACCCACACAGCCCTGGAGCAGATGCGGCGGCAGGCAGAGCGCGAGGATGAGCGGGGGCCCCGGGTCatggtggtggggcctacggatGTGGGTAAGTCGACAGTGTGCCGGCTGCTGCTGAACTACGCTGTGCGGCTGGGGCGCCGACCCACCTTCGTGGAGCTGGACGTGGGCCAAGGCTCGGTCTCCATCCCTGGCACCATGGGGGCACTGTATATCGAGCGGCCTGCTGATGTAGAAGAGGGTTTCTCTGTCCAGGCCCCCTTGGTCTATCACTTTGGCTCCACCACTCCAGGCACCAACATCAAACTCTATAACAAG ATCACATCTCGCTTGGCTGACGTCTTTAACCAGCGCTGCGAAGTGAACCGCCGGGCTTCAGTTAGTGGCTGCGTCATCAACACGTGCGGCTGGGTGAAGGGTTCCGGGTACCACGCCCTGGTGCATGCTGCCTCAGCCTTTGAGGTGGATGTGGTGGTAGTGCTGGACCAGGAGCGCCTATACAATGAGCTGAAGCGGGACCTGCCCCATTTTGTGCGCACAGTGCTGCTCCCCAAATCGGGTGGGGTGGTAGAGCGCTCCAAGGACTTCCGGAGGGAGTGCCGGGATGACCGCATCCGTGAGTACTTTTACGGCTTCCGTGGCTGCTTCTACCCCCACGCCTTCGATGTCAAATTCTCCGATGTCAAGATCTACAAGGTGGGGGCTCCCACCATCCCTGACTCATGCTTGCCCCTGGGCATGTCGCAGGAGGATAACCAGCTCAAGCTTGTGCCAGTGACGCCAGGCCGTGACATGGTGCACCACCTGCTGAGCGTCAGCACTGCTGATGGCAGTGAGGAGAACATCTCTGAGACTAGCGTGGCTGGCTTCATCGTCGTCACTGGGGTGGACGTAGATCGCCAGGTCTTCACAGTGCTGTCACCGGCACCTCGCCCACTGCCCAAGAACTTTCTGCTGATCATGGACATTCGCTTCATGGACCTTAAGTAG
- the CLP1 gene encoding polyribonucleotide 5'-hydroxyl-kinase Clp1 isoform X2 translates to MAEEAGDEKKQVAKFELERETELRFEVEASQTVQLELLAGMAEIFGTELTRNKKFTFDAGAKVAVFTWHGCTVQLSGRTEVAYISKDTPMLLYLNTHTALEQMRRQAEREDERGPRVMVVGPTDVGKSTVCRLLLNYAVRLGRRPTFVELDVGQGSVSIPGTMGALYIERPADVEEGFSVQAPLVYHFGSTTPGTNIKLYNKITSRLADVFNQRCEVNRRASVSGCVINTCGWVKGSGYHALVHAASAFEVDVVVVLDQERLYNELKRDLPHFVRTVLLPKSGGVVERSKDFRRECRDDRIREYFYGFRGCFYPHAFDVKFSDVKIYKVGAPTIPDSCLPLGMSQEDNQLKLVPVTPGRDMVHHLLSVSTADGSEENISETSVAGFIVVTGVDVDRQVFTVLSPAPRPLPKNFLLIMDIRFMDLK, encoded by the exons ATGGCAGAGGAGGCCGGGGATGAGAAGAAGCAGGTGGCAAAGTTTGAGCTGGAGCGGGAGACGGAGCTTCGCTTTGAGGTGGAGGCCTCGCAGACTGTCCAGCTGGAGCTGCTGGCAGGCATGGCGGAGATTTTCGGCACCGAGCTGACCCGTAACAAGAAGTTCACTTTCGATGCTGGTGCCAAGGTGGCCGTGTTCACGTGGCATGGCTGCACAGTGCAGCTGAGCGGCCGCACTGAAGTGGCTTACATATCGAAGGACACACCCATGCTGCTCTACCTCAACACCCACACAGCCCTGGAGCAGATGCGGCGGCAGGCAGAGCGCGAGGATGAGCGGGGGCCCCGGGTCatggtggtggggcctacggatGTGGGTAAGTCGACAGTGTGCCGGCTGCTGCTGAACTACGCTGTGCGGCTGGGGCGCCGACCCACCTTCGTGGAGCTGGACGTGGGCCAAGGCTCGGTCTCCATCCCTGGCACCATGGGGGCACTGTATATCGAGCGGCCTGCTGATGTAGAAGAGGGTTTCTCTGTCCAGGCCCCCTTGGTCTATCACTTTGGCTCCACCACTCCAGGCACCAACATCAAACTCTATAACAAG ATCACATCTCGCTTGGCTGACGTCTTTAACCAGCGCTGCGAAGTGAACCGCCGGGCTTCAGTTAGTGGCTGCGTCATCAACACGTGCGGCTGGGTGAAGGGTTCCGGGTACCACGCCCTGGTGCATGCTGCCTCAGCCTTTGAGGTGGATGTGGTGGTAGTGCTGGACCAGGAGCGCCTATACAATGAGCTGAAGCGGGACCTGCCCCATTTTGTGCGCACAGTGCTGCTCCCCAAATCGGGTGGGGTGGTAGAGCGCTCCAAGGACTTCCGGAGGGAGTGCCGGGATGACCGCATCCGTGAGTACTTTTACGGCTTCCGTGGCTGCTTCTACCCCCACGCCTTCGATGTCAAATTCTCCGATGTCAAGATCTACAAGGTGGGGGCTCCCACCATCCCTGACTCATGCTTGCCCCTGGGCATGTCGCAGGAGGATAACCAGCTCAAGCTTGTGCCAGTGACGCCAGGCCGTGACATGGTGCACCACCTGCTGAGCGTCAGCACTGCTGATGGCAGTGAGGAGAACATCTCTGAGACTAGCGTGGCTGGCTTCATCGTCGTCACTGGGGTGGACGTAGATCGCCAGGTCTTCACAGTGCTGTCACCGGCACCTCGCCCACTGCCCAAGAACTTTCTGCTGATCATGGACATTCGCTTCATGGACCTTAAGTAG